A window from Ostrinia nubilalis chromosome 13, ilOstNubi1.1, whole genome shotgun sequence encodes these proteins:
- the LOC135077675 gene encoding clumping factor B-like yields MNTALTLLLCVAALAPASGLSIGLRQDPETLCAGQENFLRIASVSSCFEYYQCYSGRAYLMECPPHTWFNEQDQVCDWSAPPSGCLVEEPEPEPEPEPEPEPEPEPEPEPEPESEPEPEQEPEQEPEPEQEPESEGESEETVETPEESNEAEGSGEDAAEWEQDAIVRLVKSRMAKVVKQEEVEENDEEEENVEIEEVIVAKKMLRQEELEEEEIQEVSEDELENIVKQEEVADEEENEETEDVEDKIKQEEVEENEEENEDQAQEEDNENSGEIKQEESEEAEGDEEESENDDDAKRKLKQEDTDDDDDADDVQDIVPAKKQEEIEEESESNEEQEAVPYKTKQEEVEDEQDNEESEQNEDGVRKIKRFFKRLFRIAA; encoded by the exons ATGAACA CTGCGCTAACGCTACTACTATGCGTCGCCGCGCTGGCGCCCGCCTCCGGCCTCTCAATCGGCTTGAGACAGGACCCGGAGACGCTATGCGCGGGCCAGGAGAATTTCCTGCGCATCGCCAGCGTCAGCAGTTGCTTTGAGTACTACCAGTGCTACTCCGGACGCGCCTACCTCATGGAGTGCCCGCCGCACACGTGGTTCAATGAACAAGATCAG GTGTGCGATTGGTCAGCTCCTCCATCAGGCTGCCTCGTTGAAGAGCCTGAGCCAGAACCAGAACCCGAGCCAGAACCTGAGCCAGAACCAGAACCCGAGCCAGAACCTGAGCCAGAATCCGAGCCAGAACCAGAACAGGAGCCAGAACAAGAGCCAGAGCCAGAACAGGAGCCAGAATCAGAAGGAGAATCTGAAGAGACTGTAGAAACCCCTGAAGAAAGCAACGAAGCCGAAGGATCAGGCGAAGACGCGGCTGAATGGGAACAGGACGCTATTGTAAGACTCGTGAAATCAAGAATGGCAAAAGTAGTAAAGCAAGAAGAAGTAGAAGAAAACGACGAGGAGGAGGAGAATGTTGAAATCGAAGAAGTCATCGTAGCAAAGAAAATGTTGAGGCAAGAGGAATTAGAAGAGGAAGAAATTCAGGAGGTTAGCGAGGACGAGTTAGAGAACATTGTCAAGCAGGAAGAGGTTGCCGACGAAGAGGAAAACGAAGAAACAGAAGACGTGGAAGACAAGATCAAGCAAGAAGAAGTCGAGGAAAATGAAGAAGAGAACGAGGATCAGGCTCAAGAAGAAGACAACGAAAACTCTGGCGAAATTAAACAAGAGGAGAGTGAGGAGGCTGAAGGTGATGAAGAGGAATCTGAAAATGATGACGACGCTAAGAGAAAGCTCAAACAGGAGGAcactgatgacgatgatgatgctgatgacgTCCAAGACATAGTCCCTGCCAAGAAACAAGAAGAGATTGAAGAGGAATCAGAAAGCAATGAGGAGCAGGAAGCTGTGCCGTATAAGACCAAACAAGAGGAAGTTGAGGATGAGCAAGACAATGAGGAGTCCGAGCAAAACGAAGACGGGGTGAGGAAGATTAAGAGATTCTTCAAAAGGCTTTTCAGAATAGCTGCTTAG